Proteins encoded within one genomic window of Elephas maximus indicus isolate mEleMax1 chromosome 21, mEleMax1 primary haplotype, whole genome shotgun sequence:
- the SETD6 gene encoding N-lysine methyltransferase SETD6 translates to MAAEAKRPRVAGSVGGGGDADPDPVAGFLSWCGGVGLELSPKVAVSRQGTVAGYGMVARESVQPGELLFAVPRAAILSQHTCCIGGLLERERGALQSQSGWVPLLLALLHELQAPSSPWSPYFALWPELSRLEHPMFWPEEEWRRLLQGTGVPEAVEKDLANIRSEYYSIVLPFMEAHPELFSPCVRSLELYQQLVALVMAYSFQEPLEEEEDEKEPNSPLMVPAADILNHLANHNAHLEYSPDCLRMVATQPIPKGQEIFNTYGQMANWQLIHMYGFVEPYPGNTDDTADIQMVTVREAALQGTKVEAERLLLHERWDFLCKLEMVGEEGAFVIGWEEVITGEELTTTLKVLCMPAEEFREFKDQDGWDDNNREEDSLRITDIPKLRASWRQLLRDSVLLTLQNYATDLKTEQDLLNNKEAYAKLSWREQQALQVRYGQKMILHNLLELTS, encoded by the exons ATGGCGGCCGAGGCGAAGCGCCCGCGG GTGGCGGGGTCCGTGGGCGGCGGCGGCGACGCGGATCCAGACCCGGTGGCCGGCTTTCTGAGCTGGTGCGGGGGTGTGGGGCTGGAGCTTAGTCCCAAG GTGGCGGTGAGCCGGCAGGGCACGGTGGCCGGCTACGGCATGGTGGCCCGAGAGAGCGTGCAGCCGGGGGAACTGCTGTTCGCAGTGCCACGGGCAGCTATCCTGTCACAGCACACTTGCTGCATCGGCGGCCTGCTGGAGCGAG AGCGAGGCGCGCTGCAGAGCCAGTCGGGCTGGGTGCCGCTGCTACTGGCGCTGCTCCACGAGCTGCAGGCTCCGTCCTCGCCCTGGAGCCCCTACTTCGCGCTCTGGCCCGAGCTGAGCCGCCTGGAGCACCCTATGTTCTG GCCGGAAGAGGAATGGCGGCGACTGCTGCAGGGCACAGGCGTTCCCGAGGCCGTGGAGAAGGATTTGGCCAACATTCGCAGCGAGTACTATTCCATCGTCCTGCCCTTCATGGAAGCCCATCCCGAACTGTTCAGTCCCTGCGTTCGCTCCCTAGAACTCTACCAGCAGCTCGTGGCTCTAGTGATGGCCTACAG CTTTCAGGAACcactggaggaagaggaggatgaAAAGGAGCCAAATTCCCCCTTGATGGTGCCTGCTGCAGACATACTAAACCACTTAGCTAATCACAATGCCCATCTAGAATACTCACCA GACTGCCTTCGGATGGTTGCCACCCAGCCCATTCCTAAAGGCCAGGAGATTTTCAACACTTATGGGCAAATGGCTAATTGGCAACTGATTCATATGTATGGTTTTGTTGAACCATATCCTGGCAACACTGATGACACAGCTGACATTCAGATGGTGACAGTTCGTGAAGCAGCATTACAGG GAACGAAAGTTGAAGCTGAGAGGCTCCTACTACATGAGCGCTGGGATTTCTTATGCAAACTGGAGATGGTCGGGGAAGAGGGAGCCTTTGTGATCGGGTGGGAAGAGGTGATAACTGGAGAGGAGTTGACCACCACACTCAAG GTACTGTGCATGCCTGCTGAGGAGTTCAGAGAGTTTAAAGACCAGGATGGATGGGACGACAATAACAGGGAAGAGGACAGCCTGAGAATCACAGATATCCCTAAGCTGAGAGCATCATGGAGACAGCTTCTTCGGGACAGTGTTTTGTTGACCCTGCAAAACTATGCCACAGACTTAAAAACGGAGCAGGATTTACTCAATAATAAGGAGGCATATGCCAAACTCAGCTGGAGGGAACAGCAGGCTTTACAGGTTCGCTATGGTCAGAAAATGATCTTACATAACTTGTTGGAACTGACAAGTTAG